In Setaria italica strain Yugu1 chromosome I, Setaria_italica_v2.0, whole genome shotgun sequence, the genomic window TCCCCCCACTCCACATATACGGAGCCCATAAGGAATTAAGACACGGGTGGGCTTACATTTTGCTCGGCCCAATAAACAGTTGGGACCCCCTCACCTTCTTCGTTCTCCTCTCGCTGTATGACGGCGAGACGAGAGGATTCTGGCGAAAGATGCGAGAGGGAAGAAGATTTCGTTGATTCAGACAAGGCGAAGGGGAAAATTCTCAGCTGAGACCATCAGGTCCCGCTCCCGCGGTGTGATTTGGGCTCAGGCGCTCATCTCCTACTCCCCCCTCCCGTCGCCGCTACCTGAGCTCCGTTCCCACTTGCCTCCTCACGTGATCCCGTCCCCCCTCACCAGCTACCACTCGGCACCAATTCTCTCCCTCGGCAAGTGAATCGGCTGCAGAGTGCGGGGGACTCGTTGGTTAATCGGTTCTACTAGTTGCTACTGATCCTGCAGGTTACTGGTGGGAACTAGGCCCATGTTGAGCGGCCGCGCCGTGACGCTGAGCGAGAGGGGCGACTCCGGCACGCGCTTGGACGAGGATGTCGCGCCcgaggccggcgacgaggaggccgaGTCCACCGCAAGGGTGCTGTACCGGGCCTCGTTCCAGGAGCTGATGCCCGGCTACCTACAGTACGACACCATCATCTGGGCGGCGATATCCCTGCTGCTCGTCCTGGCGTGGGGGATCGGTCTGCTCCTGCTTCTCTACCTGCCGTACAAGAGATACGTGCTCAAGAGGGACATCATGTCCCGCCAACTCTATGTCACGGAAAACAACATAGTGTACAAGGTAACCGTAAGCGGTAGTCCTGCTGTGTTGATTCGTTGGTTGTGCTGGAGATGTGAAATATTGGTGCTCAATGGGTGTGAAATTTTCGCAGGCGACTAGACCTTCCTACTTGCCGTTCATGGGGATAGTCAAGAAAGAGATTAAAGTGCCTCTCCATTTGATCGTTGATATTGTAGTTGAGCAAGGTAGATGAGAGCATAGGAACCTATTCTGATTTCGACTATTGACATAGTGACATGTTACTTCTTGTTTAGGCAAACCAGTAGTAGCAATACACCTTCTTGGTATCCTGAAATTACTGCACGGTGCCTTTCCATATTCATATAGTGCAAATCTGCTTTATGATGGATATGAAGCTTTGGAAacatctatttttttaaaaaaaaaatcacctctACACTGGCTTGGTGGATTCATTTGCGTAAACCTATCATTTCTGTTACCTACTTTGGTCATGTGCTGATTTTTTGTTTGTTAAACTTCACTGAAGAAACACATGTTAgtgaatttatttatctaatgtTTAAGAAAATATCTGCTTTTCTTACAGTTCATATCTCATTGATGAACATGAAACAGAAAGTTGTGAAATGACCTTGTTTGTatgtttctgaaaaaaaaattcaattatGCAGGCTGTCTACAATCTGCTTATAGCTTATACACGTTTAGAATAGAAAGCATAGCCCATGGGAAACCTGCTCCCGTTGATGAACTGCAATTTCATGGTGTCCATGATCCAGATCTTCTGAGAAAGGTATTTGCTGTGCGCCATTGCTAATAACGGACCTTATAAGATGTGTGTTACCTTACACCTGTTAATCTGCTATACAATATCTTTAGTACTATTTTTATGATTGAAAATAATGATCCAGTCTGGGATTTTCTGCAGTCACAAAATTAGCACATGTATACATGTTCTTAGCTGATTGTTTGGTGCTGTCTGTTTCATTATTTCGTGAAGGTTATTATCAGAGAAGCTTCCAGGAGAACACAAGAAGTCCAAAGTTGGAGAACTAGATTGTACTCTGGGGAAGGCCCTTCCTATGTTCCACCAACTAGTGGATTACACTCTCCTAGTGCAAAGGTAGTCCTGTGGCCCTGGTCATATGCTCATTGCTCCTGTTGGATGTCCTTGATTCTAAGGGTGGAATTAGTGTGTGCAGGTCAAAGCTTCCTCAATCCGTGCTTTCCTCGATCCTAAGGGCAAAATTCCTGACAGTATATTGCTCCACAAGCTTGAAGAAGTTAGTCGATCGGTGAAGGTACAGGGCTTTAATCTGTGTCATGTAATTCTGGAGATAGCTCAAGTGCTCAGCATCCTTTGTTGTCCTGTTGTTTATGCAGAATCTTGAGTCTCTCCTCATAGGATCACATACAAGAGAATGATGCGATATGTGATCAGCACATATTCTGTATCAACTTCTACGATTTACTCTCAAACATGGAAAGAACAGGAAGCACAAGCAGAGTGTATGAAGTCTGCGTTCTATTTAGCCCTGCAAACACCATGGCAGATTATGAAGCAACTGTGGTGCTGAGAATGagccttttgttttatttgctGGTAGTCATGTGTTGTACATAGGTGATAGGTCATGCTGATTCTTTCAAGTTTCACAATTCCATGTACATAATCAATGGCATTGGATTGCAAAGTAGATCAACACACATGTAAGATCTGTATACTGTCCAAACTGGTATTTGGTGTGTTCATTCAAAATGAAAATGATATTTGGTGTTATTATATCTTGCCTGACCTGAATATGCTCTGTCAGGCTTTAATTCAGTTGCTGATGTAGAAGCAGAAGATTTTTAATCGCAAATTATTGCAGAGTTGTGCAGAGGTGCAACTATTATGACTATTGAACTCAGTGCTGAAGCTAGTGGTGATGATTAAATTGCCATTGTGTACAACGTTGTCCAATAAGAGCTAACATTGTGTTTCTTTAGATTTTAAATCATTTGAAGGTGCAGAACTGCATGCTTGGTCCCGCTGCTTGTTCTAACCTGATTATACAGCTCGTTACCCGTCAAGTATATACCAAAATCTTGCTTCGAGTACCATGCTGGCTAAATACAAATAATTTGATCGTTTTCCAACAGCTTCAAACCCTTCCCTATAGTAACCAATGGACGAAATCAGTAAGCAAATGCTGATTACAACTTCCACAGCTGATACTATATAAAATACTATACAAGATTGCAAATGTTCACATGTACAGTACTAAATTGATGGTATGCAGAATTGCACCCATGATGCAAAGGTGAAGGACGGTTCACCTTGATCCATATGTTTTTATTAGTTTAGTTTTGGTTTAGTGTAATTATACTCTATACAAGGATTCATAAATGAATCCAGAACACAATGTGCATTACACTTTATTATGCCAACTAGCTGCAGAcagccagagccagaaagctTCATAGCAGCAGCCAAATCTCTATGCATTCCTGGCTTCCGCATCTGAAGTTTCCTTCGGCTTCTCACCATCTTGACGATTGCTTAGATCCTTTTCATCTATATGTTCCCTGTTTCCTTTGGTTGCCCAGCATCTTCATGGCTGGTTGCTGTGTTCTTCAAATCTACAGCATCTGCtgctttatttttcttctccgTTGCATCTTCAGGTTTACATCTATTCTTGTCATCTACTATCTGAGGTGTTTGCTTTGGTTCAACTGCTTCTTCAGTGCTACTGTTGTTCTTTACATCCGCATCTGGTGTTTCTTTTGGCTCAATTGCTTCTTCAGTACTACTGTTCTTTACAGCCACATTTGGTGTTTCATCAGGCTTCTCTACCGCATCTACTTGGCTGCTTGTTTTCATTGCATCTGAATCCAGCAATTCTTTTCCCTCTCTATATCTTGATGGCTGCTTGTGTTCACATCGACATCTGGCGTTTCTGTTGTCTCCTCAACTACGCTCCCTTGATTTGATGCTCCAGTTTCCTTTGGTTCTGGCACATGGTCACTTTCAAGAGTGCTTGCATCGATGTCTCTTTCAGTTGTCACAGTACTCGTACAATCTTCCTCTGCAACCAGAACGGTCTTCTTGATTGTTCCAACTGTAACATACTTGCTCTTGAATTTGTACTCCCATTCTTGCAAGGCCTCGGCCTCAAAAGGGCCTAACCCTGAAATGTCACTGGTTAAATCACTTGGTTCAAATGACATCTGTGCCAAAGCCCTACTTGCATCTCTGCCAGCGAACAAGATGTATGGGCCATCAGGTCCGTaaaacatcctgcaaaaggagATGAAAGTGGAAATGAAGGAACATATTGCATTTGCAACCATGGATATGTTACACTAAGGTCACTATCAGTTCCTGTAAGATCAGTTGTGGAAAAGGTGCTCAATGATGTCAATAATGCCAAAACTGAGTAATTTGATGCTATTTGGTTGGCCATCCAACCATTCTCATGCTATCAGATAAGCTGTTCCTTTCTGATGAATCTTCTAAGGGAGAAAATAATTCCTGATTCTTCTCTGAAAGGTCAGATCATTTTGATTAGACCAGGAATGACAGGAAATTTTTAAGCTCAGATAGCTACAGTGCCATCCATAGTGGTGAGCTCATAAAAGCTGGAAACGCCTTGTTGAATTTAGGTGACCTCTCAAACACTCCGTTCACATGAGATGTGAATTGATTTGGGACTGATCAGCATCTAGAAAGCATCTTCCTAACTGAAATAGTTTACTAGTTTGGTATTTGTATATCGTCAAACTAAGCCAACTGCTACAAAGCAATTCCCTTCACAATAGCCTGGCTAAAATTCTAAGAAAATAGATACTCATTTTAAGAAGAGGGAAATAAAAGTGAATAAAATGGCGCTTAAGCATCCTTATAAAAATTAATTTCTCAAGACAATTACTTTGATTTCACATGGAAAGGTCAGTAAACTCTGGTATTACAGGAAATCGACAAGAGACGTCGGGGCTTCCTCTGGGCCGGCAAGCCTGCAGCCAGCCTGCAGCGTATGGTGGCCATTGCCTGGTGGCTGTCTGCAGACCGCTCGCTTATGGAGGGTTGGGCATCCCCGACTTGCGCATCGCATCGCTAGCCTTGAGAATGAGGTGGCTATGGCTGAAG contains:
- the LOC101782328 gene encoding uncharacterized protein LOC101782328 isoform X2, which translates into the protein MLSGRAVTLSERGDSGTRLDEDVAPEAGDEEAESTARVLYRASFQELMPGYLQYDTIIWAAISLLLVLAWGIGLLLLLYLPYKRYVLKRDIMSRQLYVTENNIVYKATRPSYLPFMGIVKKEIKVPLHLIVDIVVEQGCLQSAYSLYTFRIESIAHGKPAPVDELQFHGVHDPDLLRKVIIREASRRTQEVQSWRTRLYSGEGPSYVPPTSGLHSPSAKVKASSIRAFLDPKGKIPDSILLHKLEEVSRSVKNLESLLIGSHTRE
- the LOC101782328 gene encoding uncharacterized protein LOC101782328 isoform X1, with amino-acid sequence MLSGRAVTLSERGDSGTRLDEDVAPEAGDEEAESTARVLYRASFQELMPGYLQYDTIIWAAISLLLVLAWGIGLLLLLYLPYKRYVLKRDIMSRQLYVTENNIVYKATRPSYLPFMGIVKKEIKVPLHLIVDIVVEQGCLQSAYSLYTFRIESIAHGKPAPVDELQFHGVHDPDLLRKVIIREASRRTQEVQSWRTRLYSGEGPSYVPPTSGLHSPSAKCVQVKASSIRAFLDPKGKIPDSILLHKLEEVSRSVKNLESLLIGSHTRE